In Streptomyces chartreusis NRRL 3882, the following are encoded in one genomic region:
- a CDS encoding glycosyltransferase family 2 protein produces MSTPDVTVTVIVYNDAERLTRAVDSVRRQTHANVEIVISDDHSTDETPEVARRLAAEDPRIRHLRLERNSGGCSAPRNRALEIARAPYLMFLDSDDELPEDAVALLLAAHREREIDFAMGAVQRVRVDNGRRSTWMPHLVAERRTLDGIEADPRLLFEHLSTSKMYARAFLDRHGLRFPEGIHYEDQLFSAQAYCLAKAFTIIPEPVYRWYVAPFAASEAASISNQRHKLANVRDRIHVQHLIDTFLAESGHESLREDKDHKFLKHDFRMYAGDLPYRDEEWLSSSADIVTPYLDTLTPGAFARLPRAERVVLQLVRDRRLPEAGLAARGLGHGVAPRQVTADEQGRTYWGDRVPSTERARRELDITDLDLETRPFPSAQFRHEITEITRGPGASVDLTVRTYDPALRLPVGPQRATLLIAPGRRRLSVPFRLSPVRPGIFEGHVHLDLAAAPLPFQGFAGVRHPLLRLQHQGLTHTGLLLAPLAFPTLTTRVPHHRLTLEPEGHGPGRLQVRWEPVGLTARLIGPVARRVARPRVKRAAHLVASALK; encoded by the coding sequence ATGAGCACCCCCGACGTCACCGTGACGGTCATCGTCTACAACGACGCCGAACGCCTCACCCGCGCGGTCGACTCGGTCCGCCGGCAGACCCACGCGAACGTGGAGATCGTCATCAGTGACGACCACTCGACGGACGAGACCCCGGAGGTCGCACGGCGTCTGGCGGCCGAGGACCCCCGCATCCGCCACCTCCGCCTGGAGCGGAACAGCGGCGGTTGCAGCGCACCGCGCAACCGCGCCCTGGAGATCGCCCGGGCGCCGTACCTGATGTTCCTCGACAGCGACGACGAACTCCCCGAGGACGCCGTCGCACTGCTCCTCGCCGCGCACCGCGAACGCGAGATCGACTTCGCGATGGGCGCGGTGCAGCGCGTCCGGGTCGACAACGGCCGCCGCTCGACGTGGATGCCGCACCTGGTCGCCGAGCGCCGCACCCTCGACGGCATCGAGGCCGACCCGCGTCTGCTCTTCGAGCACCTCTCCACCAGCAAGATGTACGCCCGCGCCTTCCTCGACCGGCACGGCCTGCGCTTCCCGGAGGGCATCCACTACGAGGACCAGCTGTTCTCGGCGCAGGCGTACTGCCTGGCCAAGGCGTTCACGATCATCCCGGAGCCGGTCTACCGCTGGTACGTGGCACCCTTCGCGGCCTCGGAGGCGGCCTCGATATCCAACCAGCGGCACAAACTCGCCAACGTGCGCGACCGCATCCATGTCCAGCACCTCATCGACACGTTCCTGGCCGAGAGCGGGCACGAGTCGCTGCGGGAGGACAAGGACCACAAGTTCCTCAAGCACGACTTCCGGATGTACGCCGGTGACCTGCCCTACCGGGACGAGGAGTGGCTGTCCTCATCCGCGGACATCGTCACGCCGTACCTGGACACGCTCACGCCGGGCGCGTTCGCCCGGCTCCCCCGCGCCGAGCGAGTGGTCCTCCAGCTGGTCCGCGACCGCCGCCTGCCGGAGGCCGGGCTGGCGGCCCGGGGCCTGGGCCACGGCGTGGCCCCGAGGCAGGTGACGGCGGACGAACAGGGCCGCACCTACTGGGGCGACCGGGTCCCCTCGACCGAACGGGCCCGCCGCGAACTCGACATCACCGACCTGGACCTGGAGACGCGCCCCTTCCCGAGCGCCCAGTTCCGCCACGAGATCACGGAGATCACCCGGGGCCCGGGCGCCTCGGTCGACCTCACCGTCCGCACGTACGACCCGGCCCTGCGCCTCCCCGTCGGCCCCCAACGCGCGACCCTCCTCATCGCCCCGGGCCGGCGCCGTCTCAGCGTCCCGTTCCGCCTCTCCCCCGTCCGCCCCGGGATCTTCGAGGGCCACGTCCACCTGGACCTGGCAGCGGCACCCCTCCCCTTCCAGGGCTTCGCCGGAGTCCGGCACCCCTTGCTGCGCCTGCAGCACCAGGGCTTGACCCACACGGGCCTGCTCCTGGCGCCCCTGGCATTCCCGACGTTGACGACCCGGGTCCCCCACCACCGCCTGACCCTCGAACCAGAGGGCCACGGCCCGGGCCGCTTGCAGGTCCGCTGGGAACCGGTGGGCCTGACGGCGAGGCTGATCGGCCCGGTGGCGCGACGGGTGGCAAGGCCCCGGGTGAAGAGGGCAGCACACTTGGTGGCAAGCGCCCTGAAGTAA
- a CDS encoding CDP-glycerol glycerophosphotransferase family protein has translation MAELSVIVHGPNVQDHLTELLDSLAAHPLPDAELIVAAVGDWARETADRHAADGGPVDVVPLPEGTGDAAARAAGAARASGRWLHFVHAKDGLPAGAPRTVAERVAELPGEVDVLLLDHVRSTWHTSGMPSRDGSLLAGAGRADVALDDCAPLLRLTPLLGTRVLRTDFWRAHEQRLTTDDEPYAALAALLLADRVACLPHIAYEDRRLRPASLPPVTPQQRYGLVERYESLLDLTRERRAAHAVLYDVMVRDCLRTFARGDMPEEVAREFFRRASLAALRRRPDGYRRPAGLEGVRRSLLEEGAYGRYRAFQAVNRTRRTAKSAVRARKRQAGAKLRDHQYRRALGRPVNPHLAVFSAYWNRGVACNPAAIAAKLAELAPQIHPVWVVTGENAALLPPGTDHVVPGSRRYWEVLATAKYLVNNVNFPNAVVKRPDAIHLQTHHGTPLKRMGIDQMAYPAAAQGLDFQALLERIDKWDYSVSANSHTTRMWERAYPSHYVSLDHGYPRNDVYYTAGSEDIRAVRDRLGIAPGRRAVLYAPTHRDYEAGWTPRLDLAALADRLGEDTVLLVRGHYFYGGAASPLTNLRRTGRIIDVSSYDPVEELCLAADALVTDYSSIMFDYANLDRPIVIHADDWETYRTTRGVYFDLMAEAPGPVARTQEQLTEILTTEAWRDEGAAKARAVFRRRFCEYDDGRAAERVVRRVFLGQDERSLPPVLPIEERTPAPTPQEATA, from the coding sequence ATGGCCGAGCTCAGCGTCATCGTCCACGGGCCGAACGTTCAGGATCATCTGACGGAGCTCCTCGACTCCCTCGCCGCCCATCCGCTGCCGGACGCCGAGCTGATCGTGGCCGCGGTCGGCGACTGGGCCCGGGAGACGGCCGACCGGCACGCCGCGGACGGCGGTCCGGTCGACGTGGTCCCGCTGCCGGAGGGCACGGGTGACGCCGCGGCCCGGGCGGCGGGCGCGGCGCGGGCCTCCGGGCGCTGGCTGCACTTCGTCCACGCCAAGGACGGCCTGCCCGCCGGCGCCCCGCGCACGGTCGCCGAGCGGGTGGCCGAGCTGCCCGGCGAAGTGGACGTCCTGCTCCTCGACCACGTCCGCAGCACCTGGCACACCTCCGGCATGCCCTCCCGGGACGGATCCCTGCTGGCCGGGGCGGGCCGTGCCGACGTCGCCCTCGACGACTGCGCGCCCCTGCTGCGCCTGACCCCGCTGCTCGGCACGCGCGTGCTGCGCACGGACTTCTGGCGGGCGCACGAGCAGCGGCTCACCACCGACGACGAGCCGTACGCCGCCCTGGCCGCCCTGCTGCTCGCCGACCGTGTCGCCTGCCTCCCGCACATCGCCTACGAGGACCGCCGGCTGCGCCCCGCGAGCCTGCCCCCGGTCACTCCCCAGCAGCGCTACGGCCTCGTCGAGCGCTACGAGTCGCTCCTCGACCTGACCCGGGAGCGCCGCGCCGCCCACGCCGTGCTCTACGACGTCATGGTCCGCGACTGCCTGCGCACCTTCGCGCGCGGGGACATGCCGGAGGAGGTCGCGCGGGAGTTCTTCCGCCGGGCGTCCCTGGCGGCCCTGCGCCGCCGCCCCGATGGCTACCGGCGCCCGGCCGGTCTGGAAGGCGTCCGCCGCTCCCTGCTCGAAGAGGGCGCCTACGGCAGGTACCGGGCCTTCCAGGCCGTCAACCGCACCCGCCGCACCGCCAAGTCGGCCGTACGGGCCCGGAAGCGGCAGGCCGGCGCCAAGCTCCGCGACCACCAGTACCGCAGGGCGCTCGGCCGCCCCGTCAATCCCCACCTGGCGGTGTTCTCCGCGTACTGGAACCGCGGCGTCGCCTGCAACCCCGCCGCGATCGCCGCGAAGCTCGCCGAACTCGCCCCGCAGATCCACCCGGTGTGGGTGGTGACCGGGGAGAACGCGGCCCTCCTGCCGCCCGGCACCGACCATGTCGTGCCCGGCAGCCGCCGCTACTGGGAGGTGCTGGCGACCGCCAAGTACCTCGTCAACAACGTCAACTTCCCCAACGCGGTGGTCAAACGCCCCGACGCCATCCACCTCCAGACCCACCACGGCACGCCCCTGAAGCGGATGGGCATCGACCAGATGGCGTACCCGGCCGCCGCCCAGGGCCTGGACTTCCAGGCGCTGCTGGAGCGCATCGACAAGTGGGACTACAGCGTCTCCGCCAACAGCCACACCACCCGCATGTGGGAGCGCGCGTACCCGTCGCACTACGTCTCCCTCGACCACGGCTATCCGCGCAACGACGTCTACTACACGGCCGGCTCCGAGGACATCCGCGCCGTCCGGGACAGGCTCGGCATCGCGCCGGGCCGCCGCGCCGTGCTCTACGCGCCCACCCACCGCGACTACGAGGCCGGCTGGACGCCGCGCCTGGACCTCGCCGCCCTCGCCGACCGCCTCGGCGAGGACACGGTCCTCCTCGTCCGCGGCCACTACTTCTACGGCGGCGCCGCCTCCCCGCTCACCAACCTGCGCCGCACCGGCCGGATCATCGACGTCTCCTCCTACGACCCGGTGGAGGAGCTGTGCCTGGCGGCGGACGCCCTGGTCACGGACTACTCCTCGATCATGTTCGACTACGCCAACCTCGACCGGCCGATCGTCATCCACGCCGACGACTGGGAGACGTACCGCACCACCCGCGGCGTCTACTTCGACCTGATGGCCGAGGCCCCGGGCCCCGTCGCCCGCACCCAGGAGCAGTTGACGGAGATCCTCACCACCGAGGCCTGGCGCGACGAGGGCGCGGCGAAGGCCCGGGCCGTCTTCCGGCGCCGGTTCTGCGAGTACGACGACGGACGCGCCGCCGAACGCGTCGTCCGCCGGGTCTTCCTCGGCCAGGACGAGCGGTCCCTGCCGCCGGTGCTGCCGATCGAGGAACGCACCCCGGCTCCGACCCCGCAGGAGGCGACCGCATGA
- a CDS encoding ABC transporter ATP-binding protein — translation MADLTNDRIPTVVADGVDIVYRVNGTGAGRGSATAALNRIVRRKQTEKASGVRRVHAVKNVSFVAYRGEAIGLIGTNGSGKSTLLKAVAGLLPVENGRIYTDGQPSLLGVNAALMNDLTGERNVYLGGLAMGMSREQVRDRYQEIVDFSGINEKGDFITLPMRTYSSGMAARLRFSIAAAKDHDVLLIDEALATGDRSFQKRSEDRIRELRKHAGTVFLVSHNNKSIRDTCDRVLWLERGELRMDGPTEDVLKEYESFTGDKSPKAKPKPEVPVPS, via the coding sequence GTGGCTGACCTCACCAACGACAGGATCCCCACCGTCGTCGCCGACGGCGTGGACATCGTCTACCGCGTCAACGGCACCGGCGCCGGGCGCGGCTCCGCGACGGCGGCCCTCAACCGCATCGTGCGCCGCAAGCAGACGGAGAAGGCGTCGGGCGTGCGCCGGGTGCACGCCGTGAAGAACGTGTCCTTCGTCGCGTACCGGGGCGAGGCGATCGGCCTGATCGGCACCAACGGTTCCGGCAAGTCGACCCTGCTGAAGGCCGTCGCCGGGCTCCTCCCCGTGGAGAACGGCCGGATCTACACCGACGGCCAGCCCTCCCTGCTCGGCGTCAACGCGGCCCTGATGAACGACCTGACCGGCGAGCGCAACGTGTACCTCGGCGGCCTGGCCATGGGCATGTCCCGCGAGCAGGTCAGGGACCGCTACCAGGAGATCGTCGACTTCTCGGGCATCAACGAGAAGGGCGACTTCATCACGCTGCCGATGCGCACGTACTCCTCCGGCATGGCGGCGCGGCTGCGGTTCTCCATCGCCGCCGCCAAGGACCACGACGTCCTGCTGATCGACGAGGCGCTGGCCACCGGCGACCGCTCCTTCCAGAAGCGCTCCGAGGACCGCATCCGCGAGCTGCGCAAGCACGCCGGGACGGTGTTCCTGGTCAGCCACAACAACAAGTCGATCCGCGACACCTGCGACCGCGTGCTGTGGCTGGAGCGCGGGGAACTGCGCATGGACGGGCCGACGGAGGACGTCCTGAAGGAGTACGAGTCGTTCACCGGCGACAAGTCCCCCAAGGCCAAGCCGAAGCCCGAGGTGCCCGTTCCCTCGTGA
- a CDS encoding ABC transporter permease, with product MSQVLHTPPQAPAPADDDLAALAARHGLSVSGARPSLPEYVRQLWARRHFITAFATAKLTAQYSQAKLGQVWQVMTPLLNAAVYYFIFGVLLGTKHGVPDYIPFLVTGVFIWTFTQSSIMAGTRAISGNLGLVRALHFPRAALPLSFCLQQLQQLLFSMGALVVILLCFGVPVRVSWLLAVPALFLQFTFNAGVSMVMARMGAKTPDIAQLMPFVLRTWMYVSGVMWSIDKLAQKDSLPHVVTVALAANPAAVYIDLMRFALIDSFHASQLPAHVWALAAGWALVAGVGGFIYFWKAEETYGRG from the coding sequence GTGAGCCAGGTCCTCCACACACCGCCCCAAGCACCGGCCCCCGCCGACGACGACCTCGCGGCCCTCGCCGCCCGCCACGGCCTCTCCGTCAGCGGCGCCCGCCCCTCCCTGCCCGAGTACGTCCGCCAGCTGTGGGCCCGCCGCCACTTCATCACCGCGTTCGCCACCGCCAAGCTCACCGCCCAGTACAGCCAGGCGAAGCTCGGCCAGGTCTGGCAGGTGATGACCCCGCTGCTGAACGCGGCGGTCTACTACTTCATCTTCGGCGTGCTGCTCGGCACCAAGCACGGCGTGCCGGACTACATCCCGTTCCTGGTCACGGGCGTGTTCATCTGGACGTTCACGCAGAGCTCGATCATGGCGGGCACCCGCGCCATCTCCGGCAACCTCGGCCTGGTGCGCGCCCTGCACTTCCCGCGCGCCGCGCTGCCCCTGTCGTTCTGTCTCCAGCAGCTCCAGCAGCTGCTGTTCTCCATGGGCGCCCTGGTCGTCATCCTGCTCTGCTTCGGCGTGCCGGTCCGCGTGTCCTGGCTGCTGGCGGTGCCGGCGCTGTTCCTGCAGTTCACTTTCAACGCGGGCGTCTCCATGGTCATGGCCCGGATGGGCGCCAAGACACCGGACATCGCGCAGCTGATGCCGTTCGTGCTGCGCACCTGGATGTACGTCTCGGGCGTCATGTGGAGCATCGACAAGCTGGCGCAGAAGGACAGCCTCCCGCACGTGGTGACCGTGGCGCTGGCGGCCAACCCGGCCGCCGTCTACATCGACCTGATGCGCTTCGCCCTCATCGACAGCTTCCACGCGAGCCAGCTCCCGGCCCATGTGTGGGCGCTCGCCGCCGGCTGGGCGCTGGTCGCCGGCGTCGGCGGCTTCATCTACTTCTGGAAGGCTGAGGAGACGTACGGCCGTGGCTGA
- a CDS encoding TetR/AcrR family transcriptional regulator, translating into MTTKPDEPQQPPRRRAPAGAAVLREDVTEAIRAAVFEELAAVGYARMSIEGIARRAGVGKTAVYRRWRSKLHLVLDIVSALAVQGLPAPDTGSLEGDLRLLYEVTSRALRHPVASQIIPDLQAEAARNPDIAEALQKALREGQHGVATGIVTAAEARGEVRPGLDHDLALDLISGPLYWRSVVIRSPKLPKGYLGALARATAGALKAL; encoded by the coding sequence ATGACGACGAAGCCCGACGAGCCCCAGCAGCCCCCGCGCCGCCGGGCCCCCGCGGGGGCCGCCGTACTGCGGGAGGACGTGACGGAAGCCATCCGGGCAGCCGTCTTCGAGGAGCTCGCGGCCGTCGGCTACGCGCGGATGTCCATCGAGGGGATCGCCCGCCGGGCGGGGGTGGGGAAGACGGCGGTGTACCGCCGCTGGCGCTCCAAGCTGCACCTGGTCCTCGACATCGTCTCGGCACTCGCCGTGCAGGGCCTGCCGGCGCCGGACACCGGCTCCCTGGAGGGCGACCTGCGGCTGCTGTACGAGGTGACGTCCCGCGCCCTGCGCCACCCCGTCGCCTCGCAGATCATCCCCGACCTCCAGGCCGAGGCGGCCCGCAACCCGGACATCGCCGAGGCCCTCCAGAAGGCGCTGCGCGAGGGCCAGCACGGCGTGGCGACCGGAATCGTCACGGCGGCCGAAGCCCGCGGTGAAGTCCGCCCGGGCCTCGACCACGACCTCGCCCTCGACCTGATCTCCGGCCCGCTCTACTGGCGCTCGGTGGTGATCCGCAGCCCGAAGCTGCCCAAGGGGTATCTGGGGGCGCTGGCCCGGGCCACGGCGGGGGCGCTGAAGGCGTTGTAG
- the galE gene encoding UDP-glucose 4-epimerase GalE, with protein MTWLITGGAGYIGAHVVRAMTAAGEQAVVYDDLSTGIAERVPDGVPLVVGSTLDAERLARVLADHSVTGVVHLAAKKQVGESVEQPLHYYRENVEGLRVLLEAVTAAKVRSFVFSSSAAVYGMPDVDLVTEETPCVPMSPYGETKLAGEWLVRATGRATGLSTASLRYFNVAGAASPELADVGVFNLVPMVFEKLTEDAPPRVFGDDYPTPDGTCVRDYIHVVDLAEAHVAAARVLRSAPGRDLTLNIGRGEGVSVREMIDRINAVTGYDRPPTVTPRRPGDPARVVASADRAAAELGWKARHDVQDMITSAWEGWVRLHPEAARG; from the coding sequence ATGACCTGGTTGATCACCGGCGGCGCCGGCTACATCGGAGCGCACGTCGTACGGGCGATGACCGCGGCGGGGGAGCAGGCGGTGGTGTACGACGACCTGTCCACCGGAATCGCCGAGCGGGTGCCCGACGGGGTGCCGCTGGTGGTGGGCTCGACCCTGGACGCCGAACGGCTCGCGCGCGTCCTCGCGGACCACTCGGTCACGGGCGTGGTCCACCTCGCGGCGAAGAAGCAGGTGGGCGAGTCGGTCGAGCAGCCGCTGCACTACTACCGGGAGAACGTCGAGGGCCTGCGGGTCCTGCTGGAGGCGGTGACGGCCGCGAAGGTGCGGTCCTTCGTCTTCTCGTCCTCGGCGGCGGTCTACGGCATGCCCGACGTGGACCTGGTCACCGAGGAGACCCCGTGCGTGCCCATGTCGCCGTACGGCGAGACGAAGCTGGCGGGTGAGTGGCTGGTCCGCGCGACGGGCCGGGCGACCGGGCTGTCGACCGCGTCCCTGCGCTACTTCAACGTGGCCGGCGCGGCGAGCCCGGAGCTCGCGGACGTCGGCGTGTTCAATCTGGTCCCCATGGTCTTCGAGAAGCTCACGGAGGACGCGCCGCCGCGCGTCTTCGGCGACGACTATCCGACCCCGGACGGCACCTGCGTACGCGACTACATCCACGTCGTGGACCTGGCCGAGGCCCATGTCGCCGCTGCCCGGGTCCTGCGCTCCGCCCCCGGCCGCGACCTCACGCTCAACATCGGCCGGGGCGAGGGCGTCTCCGTCCGCGAGATGATCGACCGCATCAACGCGGTGACCGGCTACGACCGGCCGCCCACGGTCACGCCCCGCCGCCCGGGCGACCCGGCCCGCGTCGTCGCCTCGGCCGACCGCGCCGCCGCCGAGCTGGGCTGGAAGGCCCGGCACGACGTCCAGGACATGATCACGTCGGCGTGGGAGGGCTGGGTACGCCTGCATCCGGAGGCGGCCCGGGGCTGA
- a CDS encoding glycosyltransferase family 2 protein, giving the protein MNAVQNPGRPLPQVAVVVIGYDDAAHVTDAVRSALAQGPAVREVVAVDDCSTDGSADLLDRLAASEPRLKVIRRRANSGGCGTPRNTGLDAVTSPYVMFLDSDDVLPPGAVDALLDAATGTHAEVASGLCVRRELPSGREVPWQARLYALHAVVPHPAQRPLLVHDTLCVNKLYRTGFLREHRIRFPEGRFPYEDVVFAARVLAAAPRIALVPDRVYVWHVRRSAERLSISLDRAGVENWRARTEACRQAYEVLLGAGQKELARVARAKFLDHDLRMYLRELGLRDAAYQRAWWELTRAHLAEYDADDWARNPAAPGRLVGRVVLASQEPRDLPRLRELAARPARLYPPYARAADGTPVWSVDLPQVSLEPLLTRPVHVLPLAVDADLRPRARGARLRLRLHELYGRLAQAGPEAVEVEWRHRDDGDEVVRRTAVLVPSAGGWSAETTVALAALAAPGVGTWDLRLRIRFRDGVSREVTAHALTGAGLLRRSAVPSARHGVVLVQPYATHSGALALRVAPGVRGVLSVARGRLRRLLH; this is encoded by the coding sequence ATGAATGCCGTACAGAACCCCGGGAGGCCTCTCCCCCAGGTCGCCGTCGTGGTCATCGGCTACGACGACGCCGCCCATGTGACGGACGCCGTGCGCTCGGCGCTCGCCCAGGGGCCGGCCGTGCGCGAGGTCGTGGCCGTCGACGACTGCTCGACGGACGGCAGCGCCGACCTGCTCGACCGGCTCGCCGCGTCGGAGCCCCGTCTGAAGGTCATCCGCCGCCGGGCCAACAGCGGCGGCTGCGGCACCCCGCGCAACACCGGGCTCGACGCGGTGACGTCGCCGTACGTGATGTTCCTGGACAGCGACGACGTCCTGCCGCCCGGCGCGGTCGACGCGCTGCTCGACGCGGCGACGGGCACGCACGCTGAGGTGGCGAGCGGCCTGTGCGTACGCCGGGAACTGCCGTCGGGGCGCGAAGTGCCCTGGCAGGCGCGCCTGTACGCGCTGCACGCCGTGGTACCGCACCCCGCGCAGCGCCCGCTCCTGGTCCACGACACGCTCTGCGTCAACAAGCTCTACCGCACCGGCTTCCTGCGCGAGCACCGCATCCGCTTCCCCGAGGGCCGCTTCCCGTACGAGGACGTCGTCTTCGCCGCGCGCGTGCTGGCCGCGGCCCCGCGCATCGCCCTGGTCCCGGACCGGGTGTACGTCTGGCACGTGCGCCGGTCCGCCGAGCGGCTGTCGATCTCGCTGGACCGGGCCGGCGTCGAGAACTGGCGGGCCCGCACCGAGGCGTGCCGGCAGGCGTACGAGGTCCTGCTGGGCGCCGGGCAGAAGGAACTCGCCCGGGTCGCGCGCGCCAAGTTCCTCGACCACGATCTGCGGATGTACCTGCGGGAACTGGGGTTGCGCGACGCCGCCTACCAGCGCGCGTGGTGGGAGCTCACGCGGGCGCATCTCGCCGAGTACGACGCGGACGACTGGGCCCGCAACCCGGCCGCTCCCGGCCGGCTGGTGGGGCGGGTCGTCCTGGCGTCCCAGGAGCCGCGCGACCTGCCCCGGCTGCGGGAGCTGGCGGCCCGCCCGGCCCGGTTGTACCCGCCGTACGCCCGGGCCGCGGACGGCACGCCCGTCTGGTCGGTAGACCTCCCGCAGGTCTCCCTGGAGCCCCTGCTCACCCGGCCCGTGCACGTGCTGCCCCTCGCCGTCGACGCGGACCTGCGGCCACGCGCGCGGGGCGCCCGGCTCCGGCTGCGCCTGCACGAGCTGTACGGCCGGCTGGCGCAGGCGGGCCCGGAGGCGGTGGAGGTGGAATGGCGGCACCGGGACGACGGGGACGAGGTGGTCCGCCGTACGGCCGTGCTGGTGCCGTCGGCCGGCGGCTGGTCTGCGGAGACGACCGTGGCCCTGGCCGCGCTGGCCGCGCCCGGCGTGGGCACTTGGGACCTGCGCCTTCGGATCCGCTTCCGCGACGGCGTGAGTCGCGAGGTCACGGCGCACGCCCTCACGGGCGCCGGTCTGCTGCGCCGCAGCGCCGTCCCGAGCGCCCGGCACGGCGTGGTACTCGTACAGCCGTACGCCACCCACTCGGGCGCGCTGGCGCTGCGCGTGGCGCCCGGCGTACGCGGTGTGCTGTCCGTCGCACGCGGAAGGCTGCGTCGCCTGCTTCACTGA
- a CDS encoding glycosyltransferase family 39 protein: MAVMPGIGLWGLDRGGMWGDESVTFQVAQRTVPQIWRLLHDVDAVHGLYYLFMHAVLTVHPSEVVLRLPSVCAATATAGLVAALGVRLAGPRVGLWAGLLYAITPMTGHYAQEGRSYALVAAGVAGATLLLLRAVEAATARAWWPYGTVVALTCLLHELAVPVLCAHALTLALLRVPREVWSGWGRAAGAAVLVMLPLVWVSQGQSGQVAWLVTPGWDRAERLVRNFSPGPAGVAFWGALLLMAVGLRARRLTAVALPLLVVPPGILMTVSQVRPLFHDRYVLYSLAGASLLVAAGAGRVAGALGRVRFDGRRVRVGGRRVRAVLGVAGVLALIGTFLHQLPVHRQDRSAAHRPDNLAAVSALALRRLRPGDPVLFVPSVGRLAALAYPKGFRQVRDIALRESAPRSGTLWGREATPGQLRHRLSSVDRVWVVAEAYALDPGWSPRDPVERAKLAVLAEEFTVREEHARDGVVLRLHVRREAAEVPPSVSHVPPGSATTARLPANHPAAPRARPRPGPW; this comes from the coding sequence ATGGCGGTGATGCCGGGGATCGGACTGTGGGGCCTGGACCGCGGTGGCATGTGGGGTGACGAGAGCGTCACCTTCCAGGTCGCGCAGCGCACGGTGCCGCAGATCTGGCGGCTGCTGCACGACGTGGACGCGGTGCACGGCCTGTACTACCTGTTCATGCACGCCGTCCTCACCGTCCACCCGAGCGAGGTCGTGCTGCGCCTGCCGTCGGTGTGCGCGGCGACGGCGACCGCCGGCCTGGTCGCGGCCCTCGGCGTCCGGCTGGCCGGGCCGAGGGTCGGCCTGTGGGCCGGTCTCCTCTACGCGATCACGCCGATGACCGGCCACTACGCCCAGGAGGGACGGTCGTACGCGCTCGTCGCGGCGGGTGTGGCGGGGGCGACGCTGCTGTTGCTCAGGGCGGTGGAGGCGGCGACCGCCCGGGCCTGGTGGCCGTACGGGACCGTCGTCGCCCTGACCTGTCTGCTGCACGAGCTGGCGGTGCCGGTGCTCTGCGCGCACGCGCTGACGCTTGCCCTGCTGCGGGTGCCGAGGGAGGTGTGGTCGGGGTGGGGGCGTGCGGCCGGGGCGGCGGTGCTGGTCATGCTGCCGCTGGTGTGGGTGTCGCAGGGGCAGTCCGGGCAGGTGGCGTGGCTGGTGACGCCCGGGTGGGACAGGGCCGAGAGGCTGGTGCGGAACTTCTCTCCCGGCCCGGCCGGGGTGGCCTTCTGGGGGGCGCTGCTGCTGATGGCCGTCGGGCTCCGGGCGCGGCGACTGACGGCGGTCGCGCTCCCGCTGCTGGTCGTGCCGCCGGGGATCCTGATGACCGTGTCGCAGGTGCGGCCGCTCTTCCACGACCGGTACGTGCTCTACTCCCTGGCGGGAGCGTCCCTGCTGGTGGCCGCCGGGGCCGGGCGGGTGGCCGGAGCGCTGGGGCGGGTGCGGTTCGACGGGCGGCGGGTGCGGGTCGGTGGCCGGCGGGTGCGGGCCGTGCTGGGCGTCGCCGGCGTCCTCGCCCTGATCGGCACCTTCCTCCACCAGCTCCCCGTCCACCGTCAGGACCGGTCCGCCGCCCACCGCCCGGACAACCTCGCCGCCGTCTCCGCACTCGCCCTCCGCCGGCTGCGCCCCGGCGACCCGGTGCTGTTCGTGCCGTCCGTCGGGAGGCTCGCCGCGCTGGCCTACCCGAAGGGGTTCCGACAGGTCCGGGACATCGCGCTGCGGGAGTCGGCGCCCCGGTCCGGGACGCTGTGGGGCCGGGAGGCGACCCCCGGGCAGCTGCGGCACAGGCTCTCCTCGGTGGACCGCGTCTGGGTCGTCGCCGAGGCGTACGCGCTGGACCCGGGCTGGTCTCCACGCGATCCGGTCGAGCGCGCGAAACTGGCCGTCCTGGCGGAGGAGTTCACCGTCCGGGAGGAACACGCCCGGGACGGGGTGGTCCTGCGCCTTCATGTCCGGCGGGAGGCCGCGGAGGTGCCGCCGAGCGTGTCCCATGTGCCGCCCGGCTCCGCTACGACCGCTCGTCTGCCCGCGAACCACCCCGCGGCTCCGCGAGCGCGGCCGCGTCCAGGGCCGTGGTGA